TTCGTAAAATGAAACATTTTTCAAGGGATGAATAATACTCTACCTGTACGATCCAGTCCTCCAGATTACAGATTTCTCTAGCTGCAGTCAACTGACAGTTGCCTTTTGTTCAGAAACGGAACAGTGTTCAATGGCTGCAGAGATTGTTGATAGATAAAATGAAATATGCACAACATCTGATGACCTGAACATATAGTAGATAAACAAATGAGAGACATATACCAATACGAACATAAAGTCAAATGAATTCGGCCAGCAATGCAAAGGAAGACAGGACTAATCAGAAAGAATATGAAATGAGCAGAAAGTCACAAACATGACTGCACGATCACTTGACTCAATCTGAGGACATAAACTGTTCAGCACAATAGTTTGTTCTAACCACAATGTTCGTCTCCTTTTACAAGACTGTTGTCTGTTATAATATACATCGATCAACATTTGAAGCATCATATTCCGGTGTTTGACCACATGTTTAATAACTGAAAGGATGCATTGTCTGTTTATTTTCACTTAACTCTGCCTACCATGAGCAGCCAAATCTGCTGCCGCCTTGGCAGCCCTAGTAAGAGCGTCAGACACCATCATGGCTCCTGCAGAGAAGTAGCTGCTGTTGACGATGCTGTTCACCACCTTAGCTGCTGTTCTTCCGGTGGCGGTCGCAACAGTCTTGGTCGTCTCAGATACGCGGTACGTCTCATCCACTGATCGCATTGCACCAACACCAGCATTGATTGCACCAACACCAGCATTGACCCTGTCAGTTAAACCAATTCTCTTGCTCAGCTCTGCAGCCTTGGCTGCAGCTGACGCTGTTAACCCACGGGACTCATCGAAGGCTCTAGCCTTAGCCAAAGCATCCTTGCTTAGCACGTATCCCCTTGCTAGCATCGTCTTCACAACATCTTGAGCCACTGTCAAAGCTTCCTGTGGAGTAGTGTTGAACTGGCATGCTTGGTAGTTCTGTTCATAAAATTAAATGTCAGCCCCTACATTTGGGAATTGGGAGAGTGAATTGCTGTTTAGACATCAAATAGGATTATTTAGAGTAGACTAGTTTATCTTAAAATAGCCAAGCAGGAGTGTTTCCTTCTTTTTTCTCTGTTGTTATTACTGTCCACTCTACAGTGTGAAAACCACATCCAACTTATCCTTCACATAAATGAAATGAGCATAACCAGGTGCATTGGTCAGTTACATGTCACATAAAGTTATATCACCATTTGTCCAAAAGAGCATCTAAGCTTATCACCACCAATTATGCCACGGCAAGCTTCTCTAAAATCAACATGATTGGTATGATGCGAATGTGTGTGATTAGAGATAAATTGGTCGTCTAAAGGCACAAATGAATTCTATCTTCAAAATAATATTCCCTTGTCGTACTTGAATACTATATTAACtaataattatggaaaaattggTAGAATGAGAGATTCATACCCTGTATTCGATCTCCTCCTCGACCTCCCAACTTGGCCTGTCCCAGAAATTAAAAGTCTCCTCAGGTTGTCCCCAATAAGTTATGCATACTGGCTGATCCACAATAGTAGCCCCCTGTCGAAGATGATGAAGTATTGTCAAGGGCACAACCAAAAAAACAAGGTACTTGCTACCCAGGAGACATGTAGACAAAGCATTGATAAAAGTGGTCTGCAAAGAAACATATGCACATATGCAAGCTTCCAGATCACTCAAAAGTGAAGCAGAAAAAGGATTATATCAAACTGAAAGAATGAGGTTTACTGCCCAAAGATGTACACACAATCTTGACTGACACTGCACATTTGTTTAACTGGTAACAGTTTGCAGTTTTAAGGACCTCCCCCACCCCTAAGAATCCACATATAACATTTATTTGCAGTTGATGTCCATTTGAGAATTGAGATAGTTGGATAAAAGTGAATGCTGATTAGGACATCAAGGTAAAAATATTTGTGTACATCAAGCTTTGGGGCTCTTCGGTATAAACAAATTTTGGAGAAACTTAATCTGAAAGAAAAATTCATCTGAATGGTGTACACACTAAAGGAAATTCAGGAACTTTCTTGTGTTATAGGAAAGTTAACTTCTCAGTAAATCAACTGAGGGAACATGAAGCAGTCATAAGAAACAGACactattcgagaaaaaaaaaaagaaacagacACATCAACATAGGAATCAGACACGTCAAGAAAATGGTTCCATTTAATTGTGTGGAGAACATTGTTGTcaaaaaactcaaaacttacacTCAGCAATGCTGCAGTTTCCAAGGCATAGCGTTCCTTGAATGTCACATAAGCAGTAGCGCCGTATTCTCCCGATCTGTAAAATTTTGAAACTCATCATGAAATAGATGACAAGGATATGTCATAAAACAAAATTTTGAATTGTGAGACCAGGATACAATAAGCATGGTGAATTTCAACAACTGTTCAATGAGTGTATATCAAATAACTGACTGTGATGGGTTTTTTTGGACCAAATGCTTTTTGACTGGCATGTTTGACTGGATAGAACATGTCGCAGGTAACAATTATCCTTTTTTAAAAGAAAATTTAGTATGTCATTTTTCTAGTATGAAAAATGGGCGAGATATCTCTGATTTGCTTTCTCTGGGAAAAAGAAAGAGTAAAAAGAATCACCTGATAAGTTCTATATGCTCAATAGGACCAGAGAATGAAAAGAACTCATAAAGATCGCTTTCAGATACCCTGCTAGAGAGGTTAGTGACTTGTACTGTGTACCCTGTTTCACTCATGATTCTGGAGGTCATCAAACAGAAAAGAACATTAGTATTTCCTGTGATACACATGTGAAATTCGACAAGCGTGGTAATTTCAGACTCAAATCAGTATATTACATAACGTCAATAGAAGCATGAAGTAGTTTTAGTTTGTGTATCTCATAGGAACAAACCTTTTTCTTAACCTTATTGTATCCTATTTGTCTGTCCTAAAGAATAGTTAAGTGTTAGGTCTCTTTCAAAACTAAAATTTAATGGATATATGATGCTTTCCAGTATGAGTAGAAAATAGTTACACGACAATCAATACTAATGAAACAAAAAGGATATGTCATACACCCATCAGCTGGCCCACTCAAAAGTCCATCTTTCTATTAAAATCTTTACAAAACTAGTGATAGCGTCAACAGTACATTGACACCTATATTATACAGTCTAGTGCAAACAATATACAAGCACAAGGTGACCTGCTGCAGCTTAACAGCGCATAcattctcttcttttttttcttttaggcTGGGGATTGAATGGTTAAAGTGTGAAATTCACTGCAATCACCTTATGCTAAATGGCCATTGACAGAAGGGAAACCACCCTCATTCTTAATTATTTGGTTCCATGAAACTGAACTTGTTATAAGAGCCTAGCAAGGAAAAATTCTGATCACAAGATTAATGCTGAGGCAAGATTGGTTCCCTAAGTACCCCAAAAACAAGGAAGGCATAAACAATAAATATGACGGTTACCTATGAAAAGGAATTAGCACAACCTTGGTACCGTCTTGACTGTTGTACTTCCTACTAACAGGGAAAGCCTGAAATAGGAGAACTTTATTAGATTGATTAATCAAACACCACTGCAGGAGAAGCATCAATTATGTGAACTTGCAACCATCAAATGAAATAGCATTTCAGTAAACCTACTACAGAAAAATATTAATACTTGTTCCCTTCTACCACCACTTCTTTTTTCAGAACTTAACCACTCGCCATATTTTACTGCCCAAAGTCCTTAAACATTCATTCAGTACTCTCTAGAAACTCAGCCACTAAACTATACACCCTAGACCAACCTATAATCACATTTTCCTGCAAATATTGGTAGCACTAGCACACAGCTGAACCGTATAGCATGAAGATTAAATGGATAGTGTAAAGAAAACAGAGAAAACAAAGGTCACAGAATATGCAACGGAACTAAATTGAACAGGTCTGAAGGAAATTCGGGCACAAGCTAACTCGATACAGAGAGGGGAGATCGAAGTATATCACAAACAACCTAGAAAACGATACAATATCCACACAATCCCATCAATCATTCATTCTAGGCTCGCCGGCAAGGCGGTAACAAGCGGAAACAGAAATCCCAGTTCCCCCGCGGCAAATCACCACAGAGCAAACTAAAGATGAAGCAAATATCACGCGATTAAGTGGGGGGAAACGAGCTCAGGAGACCTTAACCTGCTCGGACACACCCGCTACTTCCCCTCAATTCGGGTAGGCTTGACGATCCTTCTCGCAACCAGCACCCGCACTCCACCCACCGCACAAGTGCAGAGATGGGGCGGTGGTGGCCAGGCCGAGCCAGTCCAAAGCGCCGGAACCCGTCGGGGCGGCGTTTAGTAGCGTGTGGGACACGGGAGCGACCTCGATCTCCCACCTAACTGAAGCAAGCGGCTtccgcccacgcgcgcgcgcaccgGGATTCACGTCGGCGGTTGGGCGGAGAGGTGACGGGGAGGGTGGGGAAGGACGGTGGTGTTCTCGAGATTGGGGGCAGTGTGGAGTGAGTGGATTGGTTGGTAGTGGTCTCATGGACCATGACTTGGGCTCCCGCGTTTGGGACTGTGTCCCCCGTCGGCGCGCGGCGAAACTGGGCTGGGAGGCATGACGGCTTCGATTACGGGCTCGTGGGCCGAGACGTGCACGCATTCGGCTTTGGGCTGGGTTGCGGATGGGCTTTGATTACACGGGCTCATCAGAGCAAAATACCGTGAACATATATGAAAAGTCATCCACCctcaaaaataaataaatatatatatatgaaaagtCTTCCGAAAAAGCACGGTTTATTTCATAATGTTCAAGTACTATAGAAACCAAGGACATATACAGTTATTCGTACGTCACAGTTGAGGGGTCAGGGGTCGTGCCTACAGGAGCACAATTGTTACAAGACTAAGGTAATGCCATGATCCACCTCACAGGAATTCCATCAGCTAAAAACTGGACTGTTCAGTTACCAATTACAGATCCTGCAAAACAAAGAAGAGGCTACAGGCCAAAGGAACACTGCAAGCAGCTTCGGAGCCACCAGCAATTCCTCCGTGAAACATAATCATGCAAACTTTGACGTTTCTGCAGCAGCCTCCTTACAACTTTCAGTTGATCTGCAGTATTAATTAGATAAAGGGTATTGCTGCAAACAAAACAACCGTCAGGTTTATATTAGGTTGAGTTAATTTGATAACAATTTCATGATCTTACTTATAGGCACCGCAAGAGACAGCTCCATACGGCTTCCAGGTCATTGCTGCAGTTTCAATATTGATAATCACTGTGGCTTTGTTTGTTATTGACCCTAAGGCCAGTAGCATGTAAAAAACATATTACCAAAGATCAGTCAGATCAACAAGACAACAGGTGCTTAGTCAGTCAATGCTATGGCAGAATAATTAAGGACGCGTTTGGTTTGCTGGATATGCCTAGACCAGGCTCGGCAGGTGCAGGTGCTGCGTGATTGGTTATCTGGACGAAGGGTAGAGCCTGTCCCATGGGGCAGCGAGCCTGGCTCGCTAGAAACGAGAATGATGGTATTAGCCAGGCTCGTGGGATGGAGGTATTAGCCAGCTAATGATGGTATTAGCAAATAATTAGTATATTTTAAGGTAAATTAGTACACAGTAAAGTAAATTAAGGCGTAATCAAGTACAAATAAATACTCTGTAGTCAATTCAAACAAAATAAATATCATCTCAgtactttttttcttttcaattTCATGCAACGTATACTAGTGTAGCCAATCAACTAAGGAGCCGTTCGGTTAGCCTGTTCCGGGCGTGGAACGGTCAGGAATCATTCCGACGCTATGTAAATTAATGAAGGAACAGTGCGTCTGGAAATATTCCCACGTAACCGAACGAAGCCTAAAAGATATGCTGAACTTGAACAACTCAATTCagacaaccaaacaaaacctgTTGCATGGCTTGAGCTTGTCCCAACTCAACATGGCCGGATGGGTGCGAGCCAGGCTCCCACGGTCAGCAAACCAATCGCCCCTAAGCATTGCTTAGAAGCCTTTCCACTAGCTAGCTATCTCTATTAAAAGCTTATGCATTTACGTTATGTGGCAGAAACGATTAAAAACACTATGCACTATGTCATTTTGAAATGCCAAGTTCAAGGCAAAATGAGCCAAGCTATGCTCTATTTCAGTACGCTGATGCTTGCTACTCTCTATTTTCCTTCACATATTGGTAGTTTTGTACTAAGAACACGATAATGCCGCTATCACTTTCTAACTCTTAGAAATATAATCAAAGCACACCGTTCAGTACATTATCCCTATCAGACTCCGCTTCTGGCAACTTAGTCCCCAGCTCTTCCCTTGGCTTATTAGGTGAGAGCGAGTCCCTTGGCAAGCATTTCCTCGTCATACCTCCTAGCGAAATCCACCATACCTTTTTGCAGCAATGCATCAACAAgcgcattgtatgcaaaggcaTCCGGTCTAAGGCCCTGCTCTTCCATTGCGCCTTCCACATGTACAATGAACACGGAGTTCTTAAAAAGGAGAGAGATCGATCGAGACTGGCCACCCGACTGACAGGGACGATCATGGAATGACCGACCAACTGAAGACGTACAAAGCCATCTGTATAAAGCCTAAATTGTCGCCTGATCAGCTGAATTAGTTGAGCTCTTCAGTTAATGTATTTCGTGGGGTTGTGGGAGTACATGCACGCACGCAGGTAGAATGGCGCCGAAAGAGTGGCAGGACAGACGGACGTACACACCCTCGCTAGGTAGCACATACTAAGTGCCAAAGATGATGATGCTTTTTGCCGGATAAGTACGTGAGACTGAAAATAGTATGAACCACCAGAAAAAAGACGAGATTGTCTTGAGACAGAGACCGGCCTTATTATGCATGTTTTGGTTCGGTAGCCTGTCGCCGACGTACTGGCGGGTCCATGCAACTACCGCTCCAGGCTAAACACCTGCGATGTGCATACATGTAGCCCACAAGATCCCAGTCCCAGATGTATACTCTCTACTAGCAGCTGTGGAGAACGAAACTGAACTTAGTCAAAATGAGAGAATAAAACTCCTTTGCAGTGTTGTAATTTGTCTAGGTCGTCGGTCGGTTTTGTGCTGCAAAATTGTTGCATCTTCTTAATGAGATATTTGTCCTGCTGATAAGTTCTCGAAGAAAAATGAGAGAAGCTTGATATAGAAAAAATTATAAGAtaaaatttttgaatttttaaaACGGGGAGAGTGGCAGTTTTACATACTCCATACGCTGGCTATCTACCTGTGGAAGAAGACGCATTAATGCGGCGTCTTGTCAAATTATTAATTGGAAAGAAGCTTTTATTAGGAAAAGGAGAAACACTGCTAGCCAGCTTGTCACTGCCCGTGCATCTCCCCCGCTGCAACGAAGTGGTCGGCACAACATCGACCCGCAGCCATGCAGAAGCCTACGTGTGCTGCATATCTAGCACACAAGTCAACCAGCTCTCTACGTTGAAAaaatggccggccggccggcaggaCGCGCGCGACTCGGGCACGCCCATGGATGGCGGTCGCCGGAACGTGGAGGTGAGACGACGTCGTTCTCCGTCCATCCGGCTCGCGCCGCGCGTTCTGTCCAGTTAGTTGCGCGATCTGCGCGCGTGCGGGCGATTTCTTCGCGGCGAGATTGCATCGTGTGGACCGAATCGGGACAGGTCCGGGGGAGACAGCGAGATCGACCGGGTTAAGGCCCAGGGGATCTCGTGGCCCATTACGGTACGCATGCATGCTGCTTGTCCCGGGCACGGACTTGGTGTCTGCGGTTTCCTCGTCCAACTTGTCACAAAAAGGGCGAGAGGCTTTTTGACTTCGCGAGAAGCTCCCGAGCGCCAGCGCAACAGAGCGAGGAATTAAATTAATTCAGCATATCTCTGTAACCATCACACAGTAGTGGTGCTTCGTATACCCTTCTATATCTGTGTGCTAAGGTACACCACACTTCTTAGCACAAGAAAGAATGACGCACATGAAAATGCAACGTAAAAACACTCTCACGAATGCAACCACGATCGTACAAATAATAAACGACTGAAAGCACTAGTTGTGGGTGCTTAATCTGGGTCACAGGAGATATCTAAACCCTAGCGGCTATGAACATTAAGATATCGACACGGTATTTAAATACGATATTTTGACTAGTAATATCTAGTAATTAAGATATATTATCTTGAATGAAAAGAGTTATATATTGTGAAAATATTTTCCATAATTAATGAATCTAGTAATGTATGTAGAAGTTTAGTTATTGATGGAATGATAGTTAAAAGCAAAAAATCAGATGTGACTTAGAACGAACCTTGATGAATTTGCGAAAGAGCATGAGGGACCTTAGTATCATATCAGGTCCTAGGTTCGACTTTCTATGGGAACGAATTTTCTAAGATTTAACGGTGTTGTGCTTTCAGAGGTAGGCGATGTTCCCGTCTACAGCAATATGTTTATAGGGGTGGGTGAGTGTACGTGCGTTGCGAGTGTATGAGTTGTACTGTGTAATATAAAAAAACGAACCTTGATGAATTTATATTTGTCATTGGAAGAAGTACGATCCAACATTAGCAGGCTAATAACAATGGCTAGTGTTGCCTTTTCTCTCCTTCACGTTTCTCGTTATTGTCAACCAATAACAGTTGGATGCCTTTCTGCTTGATACCCAAAAACCAGTCGCTGTATCCGATACCGCAGCACTAACTAGAACGCCTGTGTACAATTCAGAGCTCGTCAACAGCAACAGGGAATCCCCTATTCTTCTGCAACTTTTGCATGTCCCTAATCAGGCAACCCAGGGCTTAATTTGGCCGCGGATTAGGTACTGTTACGAGATTAGTTGCACGGTTGTGGTCATGGCCGTACGGTGTATCTTCGATTTCCTGCCTCCTGCCGCCCCACTTAGATAATACTCCTATATGATTGTATGCATGGTCCATGCACCCACACATCGGCATCATTTGCAGGACGTACGTACGTACTCGGTTGCGTTCAAAATATTTCTTTGTTCGATGATATAGTTTTGCCATGAAAGTCCGTTTAATGAAAAGGCACGTTTGAGAAAAAGAAATTACCAGAAATGAAACTAAACTACTGCTTGATGCACCAAGCTCAAATTTGAGTGAACAGCCGGGTACCTTTCCAGTCCAAGAGATTGCATATATATCTGAACCTAATAAGCGCATCACAAACTTTTCAAATTAGTAAATGGTTTCTATTGAACTCTTTCATATATAGTACTACATAGTGTATATATGTCTGGTTTTTTTTACTGTTATATATGGTGAACTTTCACATTAGTTTAGTATAGGAGCTAATAGTAgtaataaaaaaagaaaaataacaGCATCATTATTTTCGATCTTTATGCACGTATATGCATGGAGGGATAAACGTACCGAGTGGACTCCGAAAATTGGACTTGATGAGATGGTCACAATAATTGCGCATACTAGTACTATGCATGTTTTgtaggaagaagaaaaaaaacatCCATTTTACTTGAACAATTTCATTTTCAGCATACATAGTATTAGTACGCCAAAGTAGCTAAAAAACGAGGACGGGGCGCCATCTCCGTCCCCTGTAAACTCCAAAATCAGAAAAACGCGGGGCACTGCAACCTCACGCAAACCAGTCCAAGAGTTGCAATAATTTTGGTGTACTGTGTGGCCCATCAAGAAAATAACCCGTGCATCAGAGTCAAGTACTAGCAAACTTAATTAAAGCACCACTGCATTAAACAAAGCCAATTAGTCACCTCAAAGTACATCAACACATGAACCTCTAGTAGCCTAGTAGTGGTATATCTTCTATAGTTGAAACATCTTGCTTGTTTGTCCGTCTCCCATTATTTGCAAAACCTCTCACATCCAACGTGGATTAACAGCCAAACCAATCGCGAGCGAGGTAGGAGACGATGACTACAATGCAAGCTTACATCAAAGTACAAGAATCACACACTGCTACAAGCTGCTGCTAAGTCTAGCTCACTAGTAAAGCTACTGATCTGATGTACTTGAGCAGTAGTAGTTTAGTAGCTAGACAGCGCCAGGGCAGCTAATGAGCAGTTGCGAAGGTACGGTAGCTAGCTAGGCATGCCTGGAGATCTAACGGCGGCCGTGCATGCGCGCGCACCGAGCTTTGCCGCCGGAGGAGATCACATGAGGAGGCTCCTGATGATGGCGGCCTGGTCGCTGGTGACGTCGGCGGAGGAGAGCAGCTCGGCGAGCGTCTCGCTGAGGTTGTCCACCTCCTGGTGCAGGCTCCTGATGTAGCTGCACGTATCCTGCAGCACCCTCGCCGCCGAGCCCTGCATTCGACGACGATCATTTGTTTCCACGAGTAAGCTCGATCGAGGGCTCTCCAGCTAGCTTAATCAGATGGCAATTTAGCAAATCTGCAGCAGAGTGTGCTTACCCTATGCGCGCCATTGCGAGTTTGAGACTCCGGGAGCAGCGCCTGAAGCTTGGACAGGAGCTCCGAGATCTGGTCCTCCGAGATGGacctcgacgacgacgacgacagcgaGCTCCCCGCACGCCGCGTGCGTGACCTGCGGCTGCTCGACATACTCAACCCGATTATATATATTTAGCTATCTAGGTAGTTAGCAGAGTGGAAGCAAGTAGAAGACGCAGCAGCTAGAGAGCTCGCGACTAGCTAGATCAGTAGCTGCTGCTTTATGGCAGGTGAGTGGCGGTTGCGGAGAGCAGAGCTATATATAATGAGGAGATGGCCGGCCGGCTGCGGTCCGTGATGGGGGGAAGCAATCGggaggggggtggggggggggggggggcaggccGGAGGGAGAAAGCGAGAGTTATAATGTGCGAGCAAGACGTGCTGAGGTATGGAGGCGAAGCAGTAGTGGCGGATGCATGGAGATGGCTGTTTGTGTGTGATGAGCATGGGGCTATGAGCAACCAAGCGTTGGTTTGGCTCCTGTACTTTTTATTGTTGCGGCCTCTGAATTTGTCTGTACTATGTGTGGGTTCTCTTTAGTTTTCTGTATGTGCGCCTGTGTGGCTCCATCTCCGTCCTGGATCTGCCGAGCATGCATGCAGCAGCAGGGCATCGATCCCTGAACTAAATTCATTACATTATTAGTCACGATCGGTGCTGATAGCAGCAGCATCCTGTTTGTTGTTGAACGGAAATGCAAACCCCAGGAAAAAAACT
The sequence above is drawn from the Panicum hallii strain FIL2 chromosome 7, PHallii_v3.1, whole genome shotgun sequence genome and encodes:
- the LOC112901140 gene encoding binding partner of ACD11 1 isoform X1; translated protein: MTSRIMSETGYTVQVTNLSSRVSESDLYEFFSFSGPIEHIELIRSGEYGATAYVTFKERYALETAALLSGATIVDQPVCITYWGQPEETFNFWDRPSWEVEEEIEYRNYQACQFNTTPQEALTVAQDVVKTMLARGYVLSKDALAKARAFDESRGLTASAAAKAAELSKRIGLTDRVNAGVGAINAGVGAMRSVDETYRVSETTKTVATATGRTAAKVVNSIVNSSYFSAGAMMVSDALTRAAKAAADLAAHGRQS
- the LOC112901140 gene encoding binding partner of ACD11 1 isoform X2, encoding MSETGYTVQVTNLSSRVSESDLYEFFSFSGPIEHIELIRSGEYGATAYVTFKERYALETAALLSGATIVDQPVCITYWGQPEETFNFWDRPSWEVEEEIEYRNYQACQFNTTPQEALTVAQDVVKTMLARGYVLSKDALAKARAFDESRGLTASAAAKAAELSKRIGLTDRVNAGVGAINAGVGAMRSVDETYRVSETTKTVATATGRTAAKVVNSIVNSSYFSAGAMMVSDALTRAAKAAADLAAHGRQS
- the LOC112901082 gene encoding transcription factor ILI1; the protein is MSSSRRSRTRRAGSSLSSSSSRSISEDQISELLSKLQALLPESQTRNGAHRGSAARVLQDTCSYIRSLHQEVDNLSETLAELLSSADVTSDQAAIIRSLLM